A stretch of DNA from Desulfosarcina ovata subsp. ovata:
CCTATTGGGTGCAGCGAGGTAACCATTTTCAGAGCATCCGGGTTGGGCATCTGGCGTTCTAATATCGGCGTACGGATAGCGCCTGGACATATGGCATTAACCCGTATGCCTTTGGCGGCATAATCCAATGCTGCTCCCTTCGTCAGCCCCAGGATGCCATGTTTGCTGGCGACATACTCCGCATTATTGGGAAAGCCTCCGATTAACCCGAATATGGATGATGTATTTACGATGGCGCCTTTACCTAGCTTGAGCATCTGGGGAGCCTCGTACTTTATACACAGCCAGGTTCCTTTGAGATTAATGGAAACGACGCGGTCCCAATCCGCCTCGGACAGTTCATCTGCCGGAAGGCCGGTTCCATCGATCCCGGCATTATTGTGGGCACAATCCAGTCGACCGTAAACTTCAATAGTTTTGTTGACCATCGCCTCTACCTCGACTGCCTTTGTTACATCAGTTCTGACAAAGATAGCCTCGCCTCCGGCATTTTTGATC
This window harbors:
- a CDS encoding SDR family oxidoreductase: MAKSFENRVAVVTGGGSGIGRASALAFAMEGANVVAADIDVEGGEETVQMIKNAGGEAIFVRTDVTKAVEVEAMVNKTIEVYGRLDCAHNNAGIDGTGLPADELSEADWDRVVSINLKGTWLCIKYEAPQMLKLGKGAIVNTSSIFGLIGGFPNNAEYVASKHGILGLTKGAALDYAAKGIRVNAICPGAIRTPILERQMPNPDALKMVTSLHPIGRVGNPEEVAETAVWLCSDAASFVTGACLSVDGGWAIT